The following coding sequences lie in one Arachis ipaensis cultivar K30076 chromosome B05, Araip1.1, whole genome shotgun sequence genomic window:
- the LOC107644648 gene encoding putative pentatricopeptide repeat-containing protein At1g12700, mitochondrial: MMLRSSTRASLRFLPQQSQFGNVDYAIWFVDHMDNMGYQPDAHTFGAIINGLCKMGNTPAAIAILRKTETRNCKPSVDVTGYNAIVDSLCKDGLLSEALSLFSEITTKGIQPSTITYNRLIQGLFTFSRWQEAASLLSERKQKGIMPDTHTFNILMDALCKEGKISSARAILGQMVRMGKEPDVVTYNSMIAAYCSQDQMEEAMKVFDLMVHKGCVPEVYTYNSLIHGWCKIKRINKAIYLLDEMIDKGLNLSVVTWNTLIHGFCKVGKPLAAKELFFTMHKFGQYPDLSSCATILDGLFKCHLFSDAISLFREMEKNNLDLNIEIYNVVLDGMCRAGKLNDACELFSCMPTKGLKPDQYTYTIMIQGLCREGLLIDAEELLMNMEEHGCLPNSCTYNVFIQGLLPRNDVLKSIKYFQIMKEKGFAAEARTMELLVDYLSKHKGENAFQEFVQKIV, from the exons ATGATGTTGCGTTCATCAACAAGAGCTTCTCTGCGCTTCCTTCCGCAGCAATCTCAATTTG GCAATGTGGATTATGCTATTTGGTTTGTTGACCACATGGATAACATGGGATATCAACCCGACGCCCACACGTTTGGAGCAATTATAAATGGATTGTGCAAGATGGGCAACACCCCTGCTGCCATTGCCATTCTAAGGAAGACGGAAACAAGAAACTGCAAACCAAGTGTTGATGTTACGGGTTATAATGCAATTGTGGATAGTCTTTGCAAGGATGGGCTGCTATCTGAGGCTTTGAGTCTATTCTCCGAAATAACAACGAAAGGTATACAACCCAGTACTATCACTTACAATCGCTTGATTCAAGGGCTCTTTACTTTCAGCAGATGGCAGGAGGCTGCGTCTTTACTGAGCGAGAGGAAACAAAAGGGAATTATGCCGGATACGCAtacttttaatattttaatgGATGCTCTTTGTAAAGAGGGAAAGATTTCGAGTGCTAGAGCCATACTTGGTCAAATGGTACGAATGGGAAAGGAGCCCGATGTGGTCACCTATAACTCGATGATTGCTGCTTATTGTTCCCAGGATCAAATGGAGGAGGCCATGAAAGTATTTGATTTGATGGTTCACAAGGGATGCGTACCAGAAGTCTACACTTATAATTCATTAATCCATGGGTGGTGCAAGATCAAAAGGATTAATAAGGCTATTTATCTCTTGGATGAAATGATCGATAAAGGTTTAAATCTGAGTGTTGTGACTTGGAATACTCTTATCCATGGATTTTGCAAAGTGGGTAAACCGTTAGCTGCTAAAGAATTGTTTTTTACAATGCACAAATTTGGTCAATATCCCGATCTATCGAGCTGTGCCACTATATTGGATGGCCTATTCAAATGTCATTTGTTTTCTGATGCAATATCATTATTTAGAGAAATGGAGAAGAATAATTTGGATCTTAATATTGAAATTTACAATGTGGTGCTCGATGGAATGTGCCGTGCTGGAAAACTGAATGATGCGTGTGAACTCTTCTCTTGTATGCCAACAAAAGGCTTGAAACCTGATCAATATACATATACAATAATGATCCAAGGTCTATGCAGGGAAGGACTTCTGATTGATGCTGAAGAGCTGCTGATGAATATGGAAGAGCATGGCTGCTTGCCAAATAGCTGCACATATAATGTCTTCATCCAAGGATTACTACCACGAAATGATGTTCTGAAgtcaataaaatattttcaaattatgaaagaaaaaggttTTGCAGCAGAGGCTAGAACCATGGAATTGCTTGTAGATTACCTCTCTAAGCACAAAGGAGAGAATGCTTTTCAAGAATTTGTGCAGAAAATTGTTTGA
- the LOC107644651 gene encoding uncharacterized protein LOC107644651 isoform X8, translating to MQMQEVAGERGGYLHGRGALDSDDLLYLKEQMEAEEDAERLLRRTEKRAFAAFKRAASLADSSPASVPLAFRVEPKPKSGIRQQDLLKKVVEIKPKRPRTDGNQSPASSNVSVTNRKPEHHNENERPSSGLKKVEEQSLSGLQKVEERPSSASCKAEEKPKNANTAGGGLLGLAYASSDDDDEE from the exons ATGCAGATGCAAGAGGTTGCTGGTGAGCGTGGTGGTTACCTTCATGGGCGAGGCG CCTTGGACAGTGATGATTTGCTCTATCTAAAGGAGCAAATGGAAGCCGAGGAGGATGCAGAACGTCTCCTGCGTCGCACTGAAAAACGGGCATTCGCCGCATTTAAG AGAGCTGCAAGCTTAGCAGATTCTTCACCGGCGTCAGTTCCATTGGCATTTCGTGTCGAGCCAAAGCCAAAGAGTGGGATCAG GCAGCAAGATCTGTTGAAGAAAGTTGTGGAGATTAAACCTAAGCGCCCAAGGACTGATGGCAATCAGTCCCCAGCTTCCAGTAACGTGTCTGTTACAAATCGTAAGCCTGAGCATCATAATGAGAACGAGCGGCCTTCTTCAGGACTGAAGAAAGTAGAGGAGCAATCTTTGTCTGGATTGCAGAAAGTAGAGGAACGTCCGTCATCGGCCTCATGCAAAGCAGAAGAAAAGCCTAAGAATGCTAACACTGCTGGTGGGGGATTACTGGGCTTGGCATATGCTAGTTCTGACGACGATGATGAAGAATGA
- the LOC107644651 gene encoding uncharacterized protein LOC107644651 isoform X1 produces the protein MKTLLSNEWLQRDFGFLYWVVDACRCKRLLVSVVVTFMGEAVPHLFPLILCFLCCLCYVSCYHSFFGCRCSYIMYSFSGFFLNFQCAALDSDDLLYLKEQMEAEEDAERLLRRTEKRAFAAFKRAASLADSSPASVPLAFRVEPKPKSGISVYICIYRQQDLLKKVVEIKPKRPRTDGNQSPASSNVSVTNRKPEHHNENERPSSGLKKVEEQSLSGLQKVEERPSSASCKAEEKPKNANTAGGGLLGLAYASSDDDDEE, from the exons ATGAAGACATTACTTTCCAACGAATGGTTGCAAAG GGATTTTGGCTTCCTGTATTGGGTGGTTGATGCATGCAGATGCAAGAGGTTGCTGGTGAGCGTGGTGGTTACCTTCATGGGCGAGGCGGTACCGCATCTTTTTCCCCTGATTTTGTGTTTTCTATGTTGCTTGTGTTATGTCAGCTGTTACCACTCATTCTTTGGCTGCCGCTGCTCATATATCATGTATAGTTTCTCTggttttttcttaaattttcaatGTGCAGCCTTGGACAGTGATGATTTGCTCTATCTAAAGGAGCAAATGGAAGCCGAGGAGGATGCAGAACGTCTCCTGCGTCGCACTGAAAAACGGGCATTCGCCGCATTTAAG AGAGCTGCAAGCTTAGCAGATTCTTCACCGGCGTCAGTTCCATTGGCATTTCGTGTCGAGCCAAAGCCAAAGAGTGGGATCAG TGTTTATATCTGTATATATAGGCAGCAAGATCTGTTGAAGAAAGTTGTGGAGATTAAACCTAAGCGCCCAAGGACTGATGGCAATCAGTCCCCAGCTTCCAGTAACGTGTCTGTTACAAATCGTAAGCCTGAGCATCATAATGAGAACGAGCGGCCTTCTTCAGGACTGAAGAAAGTAGAGGAGCAATCTTTGTCTGGATTGCAGAAAGTAGAGGAACGTCCGTCATCGGCCTCATGCAAAGCAGAAGAAAAGCCTAAGAATGCTAACACTGCTGGTGGGGGATTACTGGGCTTGGCATATGCTAGTTCTGACGACGATGATGAAGAATGA
- the LOC107644651 gene encoding uncharacterized protein LOC107644651 isoform X4, whose amino-acid sequence MKTLLSNEWLQRCKRLLVSVVVTFMGEAVPHLFPLILCFLCCLCYVSCYHSFFGCRCSYIMYSFSGFFLNFQCAALDSDDLLYLKEQMEAEEDAERLLRRTEKRAFAAFKRAASLADSSPASVPLAFRVEPKPKSGIRQQDLLKKVVEIKPKRPRTDGNQSPASSNVSVTNRKPEHHNENERPSSGLKKVEEQSLSGLQKVEERPSSASCKAEEKPKNANTAGGGLLGLAYASSDDDDEE is encoded by the exons ATGAAGACATTACTTTCCAACGAATGGTTGCAAAG ATGCAAGAGGTTGCTGGTGAGCGTGGTGGTTACCTTCATGGGCGAGGCGGTACCGCATCTTTTTCCCCTGATTTTGTGTTTTCTATGTTGCTTGTGTTATGTCAGCTGTTACCACTCATTCTTTGGCTGCCGCTGCTCATATATCATGTATAGTTTCTCTggttttttcttaaattttcaatGTGCAGCCTTGGACAGTGATGATTTGCTCTATCTAAAGGAGCAAATGGAAGCCGAGGAGGATGCAGAACGTCTCCTGCGTCGCACTGAAAAACGGGCATTCGCCGCATTTAAG AGAGCTGCAAGCTTAGCAGATTCTTCACCGGCGTCAGTTCCATTGGCATTTCGTGTCGAGCCAAAGCCAAAGAGTGGGATCAG GCAGCAAGATCTGTTGAAGAAAGTTGTGGAGATTAAACCTAAGCGCCCAAGGACTGATGGCAATCAGTCCCCAGCTTCCAGTAACGTGTCTGTTACAAATCGTAAGCCTGAGCATCATAATGAGAACGAGCGGCCTTCTTCAGGACTGAAGAAAGTAGAGGAGCAATCTTTGTCTGGATTGCAGAAAGTAGAGGAACGTCCGTCATCGGCCTCATGCAAAGCAGAAGAAAAGCCTAAGAATGCTAACACTGCTGGTGGGGGATTACTGGGCTTGGCATATGCTAGTTCTGACGACGATGATGAAGAATGA
- the LOC107644651 gene encoding uncharacterized protein LOC107644651 isoform X3, with amino-acid sequence MKTLLSNEWLQRCKRLLVSVVVTFMGEAVPHLFPLILCFLCCLCYVSCYHSFFGCRCSYIMYSFSGFFLNFQCAALDSDDLLYLKEQMEAEEDAERLLRRTEKRAFAAFKRAASLADSSPASVPLAFRVEPKPKSGISVYICIYRQQDLLKKVVEIKPKRPRTDGNQSPASSNVSVTNRKPEHHNENERPSSGLKKVEEQSLSGLQKVEERPSSASCKAEEKPKNANTAGGGLLGLAYASSDDDDEE; translated from the exons ATGAAGACATTACTTTCCAACGAATGGTTGCAAAG ATGCAAGAGGTTGCTGGTGAGCGTGGTGGTTACCTTCATGGGCGAGGCGGTACCGCATCTTTTTCCCCTGATTTTGTGTTTTCTATGTTGCTTGTGTTATGTCAGCTGTTACCACTCATTCTTTGGCTGCCGCTGCTCATATATCATGTATAGTTTCTCTggttttttcttaaattttcaatGTGCAGCCTTGGACAGTGATGATTTGCTCTATCTAAAGGAGCAAATGGAAGCCGAGGAGGATGCAGAACGTCTCCTGCGTCGCACTGAAAAACGGGCATTCGCCGCATTTAAG AGAGCTGCAAGCTTAGCAGATTCTTCACCGGCGTCAGTTCCATTGGCATTTCGTGTCGAGCCAAAGCCAAAGAGTGGGATCAG TGTTTATATCTGTATATATAGGCAGCAAGATCTGTTGAAGAAAGTTGTGGAGATTAAACCTAAGCGCCCAAGGACTGATGGCAATCAGTCCCCAGCTTCCAGTAACGTGTCTGTTACAAATCGTAAGCCTGAGCATCATAATGAGAACGAGCGGCCTTCTTCAGGACTGAAGAAAGTAGAGGAGCAATCTTTGTCTGGATTGCAGAAAGTAGAGGAACGTCCGTCATCGGCCTCATGCAAAGCAGAAGAAAAGCCTAAGAATGCTAACACTGCTGGTGGGGGATTACTGGGCTTGGCATATGCTAGTTCTGACGACGATGATGAAGAATGA
- the LOC107644651 gene encoding uncharacterized protein LOC107644651 isoform X6, with the protein MAGREVREYTNLSDPKDKKWGKGKDKIDDEDITFQRMVAKMQEVAGERGGYLHGRGALDSDDLLYLKEQMEAEEDAERLLRRTEKRAFAAFKRAASLADSSPASVPLAFRVEPKPKSGIRQQDLLKKVVEIKPKRPRTDGNQSPASSNVSVTNRKPEHHNENERPSSGLKKVEEQSLSGLQKVEERPSSASCKAEEKPKNANTAGGGLLGLAYASSDDDDEE; encoded by the exons ATGGCGGGTAGAGAAGTTCGAGAATACACCAATCTCAGCGACCCCAaag ATAAGAAATGGGGCAAAGGGAAGGATAAGATTGACGATGAAGACATTACTTTCCAACGAATGGTTGCAAAG ATGCAAGAGGTTGCTGGTGAGCGTGGTGGTTACCTTCATGGGCGAGGCG CCTTGGACAGTGATGATTTGCTCTATCTAAAGGAGCAAATGGAAGCCGAGGAGGATGCAGAACGTCTCCTGCGTCGCACTGAAAAACGGGCATTCGCCGCATTTAAG AGAGCTGCAAGCTTAGCAGATTCTTCACCGGCGTCAGTTCCATTGGCATTTCGTGTCGAGCCAAAGCCAAAGAGTGGGATCAG GCAGCAAGATCTGTTGAAGAAAGTTGTGGAGATTAAACCTAAGCGCCCAAGGACTGATGGCAATCAGTCCCCAGCTTCCAGTAACGTGTCTGTTACAAATCGTAAGCCTGAGCATCATAATGAGAACGAGCGGCCTTCTTCAGGACTGAAGAAAGTAGAGGAGCAATCTTTGTCTGGATTGCAGAAAGTAGAGGAACGTCCGTCATCGGCCTCATGCAAAGCAGAAGAAAAGCCTAAGAATGCTAACACTGCTGGTGGGGGATTACTGGGCTTGGCATATGCTAGTTCTGACGACGATGATGAAGAATGA
- the LOC107644651 gene encoding uncharacterized protein LOC107644651 isoform X5 — MAGREVREYTNLSDPKDKKWGKGKDKIDDEDITFQRMVAKMQEVAGERGGYLHGRGALDSDDLLYLKEQMEAEEDAERLLRRTEKRAFAAFKRAASLADSSPASVPLAFRVEPKPKSGISVYICIYRQQDLLKKVVEIKPKRPRTDGNQSPASSNVSVTNRKPEHHNENERPSSGLKKVEEQSLSGLQKVEERPSSASCKAEEKPKNANTAGGGLLGLAYASSDDDDEE, encoded by the exons ATGGCGGGTAGAGAAGTTCGAGAATACACCAATCTCAGCGACCCCAaag ATAAGAAATGGGGCAAAGGGAAGGATAAGATTGACGATGAAGACATTACTTTCCAACGAATGGTTGCAAAG ATGCAAGAGGTTGCTGGTGAGCGTGGTGGTTACCTTCATGGGCGAGGCG CCTTGGACAGTGATGATTTGCTCTATCTAAAGGAGCAAATGGAAGCCGAGGAGGATGCAGAACGTCTCCTGCGTCGCACTGAAAAACGGGCATTCGCCGCATTTAAG AGAGCTGCAAGCTTAGCAGATTCTTCACCGGCGTCAGTTCCATTGGCATTTCGTGTCGAGCCAAAGCCAAAGAGTGGGATCAG TGTTTATATCTGTATATATAGGCAGCAAGATCTGTTGAAGAAAGTTGTGGAGATTAAACCTAAGCGCCCAAGGACTGATGGCAATCAGTCCCCAGCTTCCAGTAACGTGTCTGTTACAAATCGTAAGCCTGAGCATCATAATGAGAACGAGCGGCCTTCTTCAGGACTGAAGAAAGTAGAGGAGCAATCTTTGTCTGGATTGCAGAAAGTAGAGGAACGTCCGTCATCGGCCTCATGCAAAGCAGAAGAAAAGCCTAAGAATGCTAACACTGCTGGTGGGGGATTACTGGGCTTGGCATATGCTAGTTCTGACGACGATGATGAAGAATGA
- the LOC107644650 gene encoding abietadienol/abietadienal oxidase isoform X1, which translates to MRENTSETWLVLMTVMIILGSGIVMFAKMVQEKLKKGEKRSKLRLPPGRRGWPLIGDSINWYNAVASSHPPQFVEEMVKRYGKIFSCSLFGKWAVVSADPTFNRFVMQNEGKLFRSSYPKSFRDLVGKNGVITVQGEQQRKLHGIASNMMRLEKLKFHFLNDIQKVMLQTLSNFENNQVILLQDVCRKVAINLMVNQLLGVSSESQINEMAQLFSDFVDGCLSIPVNTPGFAYHTAMKAREKIINKINKTIEVHRKNDAPTVGSGVLGRLLEEESLPDDAVADFIINLLFAGNETTTKTMLFAVFFLTQCPQAMKQLLDEQDSLRSNSGEEFLTWQDYKAMPFTQCVIDETLRLGGIAIWLMREAKEDIQYQDFVIPKGCFVVPFLSAVHLDENVYNGALNFNPWRWMEPENEEKRNWRTSPFYAPFGGGARFCPGAELARLQIALFLHYFVTTYSRWTQMKEDRMSFFPSARLVNGFEICLTRRQDHEETS; encoded by the exons atgaGAGAAAATACTTCAGAAACATGGTTGGTTTTGATGACTGTGATGATCATATTGGGAAGTGGGATAGTGATGTTTGCAAAAATGGTTCAAGAAAAGTTgaagaaaggagagaaaagaagtAAGTTGAGATTGCCACCGGGGAGAAGAGGATGGCCATTGATTGGTGACAGCATCAATTGGTACAATGCTGTTGCAAGTTCTCATCCTCCTCAGTTTGTTGAAGAAATGGTGAAGAG GTATGGGAAGATATTTTCTTGCAGCCTATTTGGGAAATGGGCAGTGGTGTCTGCAGATCCAACCTTCAACCGGTTTGTGATGCAGAACGAAGGGAAATTGTTCCGGTCGAGTTATCCGAAGTCATTCAGAGATTTGGTTGGTAAAAATGGTGTGATCACAGTGCAAGGAGAGCAGCAGAGGAAGCTGCATGGAATCGCCTCGAATATGATGCGCCTTGAGAAGCTCAAGTTCCATTTCTTGAATGATATACAAAAGGTCATGCTCCAAACTTTGAGCAATTTTGAGAACAACCAAGTCATTCTTCTCCAAGATGTTTGTAGAAag GTAGCAATTAACTTAATGGTTAATCAACTATTAGGGGTTTCAAGTGAGTCTCAAATCAATGAAATGGCTCAGTTGTTCTCTGACTTTGTTGATGGTTGTCTTTCAATTCCAGTCAACACACCAGGATTTGCATACCACACTGCTATGAAG GCAAGGGAGAAAATCATAAACAAGATAAACAAGACCATAGAGGTACACAGAAAAAATGATGCTCCAACTGTAGGGAGTGGTGTGCTTGGAAGGCTGCTAGAGGAAGAAAGTCTACCAGATGATGCTGTAGCAGATTTCATCATCAATCTTCTCTTTGCTGGGAACGAAACCACGACGAAAACAATGCTTTTTGCTGTCTTTTTCCTTACTCAGTGTCCTCAAGCCATGAAGCAACTTCTG GATGAACAAGATTCTCTGAGGAGTAATTCTGGAGAAGAGTTTCTTACATGGCAGGATTACAAAGCAATGCCTTTCACTCAATGT GTTATTGATGAAACACTTAGACTTGGGGGAATTGCAATTTGGTTGATGAGAGAAGCAAAAGAAGACATTCAATACCAag attttgttaTTCCAAAAGGATGCTTTGTAGTTCCATTTCTTTCAGCAGTCCATTTAGATGAGAATGTGTATAATGGAGCTCTAAACTTCAATCCTTGGAGATGGATGGAACCTGAAAATGAG gagaagagaaactgGAGAACTAGTCCATTCTATGCACCCTTTGGAGGAGGTGCAAGATTCTGTCCTGGAGCCGAGCTTGCTCGCCTTCAGATTGCGCTTTTTCTTCATTACTTTGTAACTACCTACAG CAGATGGACACAGATGAAGGAAGACAGGATGTCCTTCTTTCCCTCTGCAAGATTAGTGAATGGCTTTGAAATATGCCTAACAAGAAGACAAGATCATGAAGAAACAAGTTGA
- the LOC107644650 gene encoding abietadienol/abietadienal oxidase isoform X2, giving the protein MRENTSETWLVLMTVMIILGSGIVMFAKMVQEKLKKGEKRSKLRLPPGRRGWPLIGDSINWYNAVASSHPPQFVEEMVKRYGKIFSCSLFGKWAVVSADPTFNRFVMQNEGKLFRSSYPKSFRDLVGKNGVITVQGEQQRKLHGIASNMMRLEKLKFHFLNDIQKVMLQTLSNFENNQVILLQDVCRKVAINLMVNQLLGVSSESQINEMAQLFSDFVDGCLSIPVNTPGFAYHTAMKAREKIINKINKTIEVHRKNDAPTVGSGVLGRLLEEESLPDDAVADFIINLLFAGNETTTKTMLFAVFFLTQCPQAMKQLLDEQDSLRSNSGEEFLTWQDYKAMPFTQCVIDETLRLGGIAIWLMREAKEDIQYQDFVIPKGCFVVPFLSAVHLDENVYNGALNFNPWRWMEPENEEKRNWRTSPFYAPFGGGARFCPGAELARLQIALFLHYFVTTYRWTQMKEDRMSFFPSARLVNGFEICLTRRQDHEETS; this is encoded by the exons atgaGAGAAAATACTTCAGAAACATGGTTGGTTTTGATGACTGTGATGATCATATTGGGAAGTGGGATAGTGATGTTTGCAAAAATGGTTCAAGAAAAGTTgaagaaaggagagaaaagaagtAAGTTGAGATTGCCACCGGGGAGAAGAGGATGGCCATTGATTGGTGACAGCATCAATTGGTACAATGCTGTTGCAAGTTCTCATCCTCCTCAGTTTGTTGAAGAAATGGTGAAGAG GTATGGGAAGATATTTTCTTGCAGCCTATTTGGGAAATGGGCAGTGGTGTCTGCAGATCCAACCTTCAACCGGTTTGTGATGCAGAACGAAGGGAAATTGTTCCGGTCGAGTTATCCGAAGTCATTCAGAGATTTGGTTGGTAAAAATGGTGTGATCACAGTGCAAGGAGAGCAGCAGAGGAAGCTGCATGGAATCGCCTCGAATATGATGCGCCTTGAGAAGCTCAAGTTCCATTTCTTGAATGATATACAAAAGGTCATGCTCCAAACTTTGAGCAATTTTGAGAACAACCAAGTCATTCTTCTCCAAGATGTTTGTAGAAag GTAGCAATTAACTTAATGGTTAATCAACTATTAGGGGTTTCAAGTGAGTCTCAAATCAATGAAATGGCTCAGTTGTTCTCTGACTTTGTTGATGGTTGTCTTTCAATTCCAGTCAACACACCAGGATTTGCATACCACACTGCTATGAAG GCAAGGGAGAAAATCATAAACAAGATAAACAAGACCATAGAGGTACACAGAAAAAATGATGCTCCAACTGTAGGGAGTGGTGTGCTTGGAAGGCTGCTAGAGGAAGAAAGTCTACCAGATGATGCTGTAGCAGATTTCATCATCAATCTTCTCTTTGCTGGGAACGAAACCACGACGAAAACAATGCTTTTTGCTGTCTTTTTCCTTACTCAGTGTCCTCAAGCCATGAAGCAACTTCTG GATGAACAAGATTCTCTGAGGAGTAATTCTGGAGAAGAGTTTCTTACATGGCAGGATTACAAAGCAATGCCTTTCACTCAATGT GTTATTGATGAAACACTTAGACTTGGGGGAATTGCAATTTGGTTGATGAGAGAAGCAAAAGAAGACATTCAATACCAag attttgttaTTCCAAAAGGATGCTTTGTAGTTCCATTTCTTTCAGCAGTCCATTTAGATGAGAATGTGTATAATGGAGCTCTAAACTTCAATCCTTGGAGATGGATGGAACCTGAAAATGAG gagaagagaaactgGAGAACTAGTCCATTCTATGCACCCTTTGGAGGAGGTGCAAGATTCTGTCCTGGAGCCGAGCTTGCTCGCCTTCAGATTGCGCTTTTTCTTCATTACTTTGTAACTACCTACAG ATGGACACAGATGAAGGAAGACAGGATGTCCTTCTTTCCCTCTGCAAGATTAGTGAATGGCTTTGAAATATGCCTAACAAGAAGACAAGATCATGAAGAAACAAGTTGA
- the LOC107644651 gene encoding uncharacterized protein LOC107644651 isoform X7 encodes MQMQEVAGERGGYLHGRGALDSDDLLYLKEQMEAEEDAERLLRRTEKRAFAAFKRAASLADSSPASVPLAFRVEPKPKSGISVYICIYRQQDLLKKVVEIKPKRPRTDGNQSPASSNVSVTNRKPEHHNENERPSSGLKKVEEQSLSGLQKVEERPSSASCKAEEKPKNANTAGGGLLGLAYASSDDDDEE; translated from the exons ATGCAGATGCAAGAGGTTGCTGGTGAGCGTGGTGGTTACCTTCATGGGCGAGGCG CCTTGGACAGTGATGATTTGCTCTATCTAAAGGAGCAAATGGAAGCCGAGGAGGATGCAGAACGTCTCCTGCGTCGCACTGAAAAACGGGCATTCGCCGCATTTAAG AGAGCTGCAAGCTTAGCAGATTCTTCACCGGCGTCAGTTCCATTGGCATTTCGTGTCGAGCCAAAGCCAAAGAGTGGGATCAG TGTTTATATCTGTATATATAGGCAGCAAGATCTGTTGAAGAAAGTTGTGGAGATTAAACCTAAGCGCCCAAGGACTGATGGCAATCAGTCCCCAGCTTCCAGTAACGTGTCTGTTACAAATCGTAAGCCTGAGCATCATAATGAGAACGAGCGGCCTTCTTCAGGACTGAAGAAAGTAGAGGAGCAATCTTTGTCTGGATTGCAGAAAGTAGAGGAACGTCCGTCATCGGCCTCATGCAAAGCAGAAGAAAAGCCTAAGAATGCTAACACTGCTGGTGGGGGATTACTGGGCTTGGCATATGCTAGTTCTGACGACGATGATGAAGAATGA
- the LOC107644651 gene encoding uncharacterized protein LOC107644651 isoform X2, which yields MKTLLSNEWLQRDFGFLYWVVDACRCKRLLVSVVVTFMGEAVPHLFPLILCFLCCLCYVSCYHSFFGCRCSYIMYSFSGFFLNFQCAALDSDDLLYLKEQMEAEEDAERLLRRTEKRAFAAFKRAASLADSSPASVPLAFRVEPKPKSGIRQQDLLKKVVEIKPKRPRTDGNQSPASSNVSVTNRKPEHHNENERPSSGLKKVEEQSLSGLQKVEERPSSASCKAEEKPKNANTAGGGLLGLAYASSDDDDEE from the exons ATGAAGACATTACTTTCCAACGAATGGTTGCAAAG GGATTTTGGCTTCCTGTATTGGGTGGTTGATGCATGCAGATGCAAGAGGTTGCTGGTGAGCGTGGTGGTTACCTTCATGGGCGAGGCGGTACCGCATCTTTTTCCCCTGATTTTGTGTTTTCTATGTTGCTTGTGTTATGTCAGCTGTTACCACTCATTCTTTGGCTGCCGCTGCTCATATATCATGTATAGTTTCTCTggttttttcttaaattttcaatGTGCAGCCTTGGACAGTGATGATTTGCTCTATCTAAAGGAGCAAATGGAAGCCGAGGAGGATGCAGAACGTCTCCTGCGTCGCACTGAAAAACGGGCATTCGCCGCATTTAAG AGAGCTGCAAGCTTAGCAGATTCTTCACCGGCGTCAGTTCCATTGGCATTTCGTGTCGAGCCAAAGCCAAAGAGTGGGATCAG GCAGCAAGATCTGTTGAAGAAAGTTGTGGAGATTAAACCTAAGCGCCCAAGGACTGATGGCAATCAGTCCCCAGCTTCCAGTAACGTGTCTGTTACAAATCGTAAGCCTGAGCATCATAATGAGAACGAGCGGCCTTCTTCAGGACTGAAGAAAGTAGAGGAGCAATCTTTGTCTGGATTGCAGAAAGTAGAGGAACGTCCGTCATCGGCCTCATGCAAAGCAGAAGAAAAGCCTAAGAATGCTAACACTGCTGGTGGGGGATTACTGGGCTTGGCATATGCTAGTTCTGACGACGATGATGAAGAATGA